One region of Zingiber officinale cultivar Zhangliang chromosome 7B, Zo_v1.1, whole genome shotgun sequence genomic DNA includes:
- the LOC122004847 gene encoding aromatic aminotransferase ISS1-like isoform X2: MGSKAKLSKRALETDTPVMVQIQKLMRGAKDAISLAQGVVYWQPPEQALEKVQGLVWEPSISKYGADEGLPELRQALIEKLQRENNLNKVAVMITAGANQMTGITDILVGPTDSKTLQPDIEWLERTLSQDPVPKLVTVVNPGNPSGAYIPKPLLLKMSDLCKRAGAWFVVDNTYEYFMYDGLKHSCIEDDHIVNIFSFSKAYGMMGWRVGYIAYPEAVDGFAAQLLKIQDNIPICASIISQRLALHSLEVGPEWVQERVQNLIKNREMLVQALAPLGEENVKGGEGAIYLWAKLPEEFPDDYEVVRWLVKKHHVVVIPGSASGGPGYLRVSFGGLKEADCEVAAYRLKKGLEELMKDGMVE, from the exons ATGGGGTCTAAGGCCAAGCTTTCGAAGAGAGCCCTCGAGACGGATACGCCTGTCATGGTCCAG ATTCAGAAATTGATGCGTGGAGCTAAGGATGCGATCTCACTAGCTCAG GGTGTAGTCTATTGGCAACCACCTGAACAGGCTCTAGAAAAAGTCCAAGGACTTGTTTGGGAACCTTCAATTAGTAAATATGGTGCTGATGAAGGTCTTCCAGAACTAAGGCAGGCTTTGATTGAGAAG TTACAAAGGGAGAATAATCTGAATAAGGTTGCAGTTATGATCACAGCTGGTGCAAATCAG ATGACTGGCATCACGGACATATTGGTTGGGCCTACTGACTCTAAAACACTTCAACCAGATATAG AATGGTTAGAGAGGACTCTGTCACAAGATCCCGTCCCAAAACTAGTTACTGTTGTAAATCCAGGAAACCCTTCAGGGGCCTACATCCCAAAGCCTCTTCTCTTG aAAATGTCAGATCTTTGTAAAAGAGCTGGTGCATGGTTTGTTGTAGATAATACATATGA ATATTTCATGTATGATGGGTTGAAGCATTCTTGCATAGAAGATGACCACATAGTCAAtatcttctcattttctaaaGCGTATGGAATGATGGGATGGCGCGTCGGATAT ATTGCCTATCCGGAAGCTGTTGATGGTTTTGCGGCTCAACTTCTCAAAATCCAAGACAACATACCCATCTGTGCCAGCATCATAAGCCAGCGTTTGGCCCTCCACTCCCTGGAAGTTGGACCAGAATGGGTCCAAGAAAGGGTGCAGAACCTCATAAAGAACAGAGAGATGCTGGTGCAGGCTTTGGCTCCACTCGGGGAAGAAAATGTCAAGGGTGGCGAGGGTGCCATCTATCTCTGGGCAAAGCTTCCCGAGGAGTTCCCTGACGACTACGAGGTTGTCCGATGGCTGGTGAAGAAGCACCATGTGGTCGTAATTCCTGGTAGCGCCAGTGGTGGTCCGGGTTATCTTCGAGTTTCATTCGGTGGATTGAAGGAGGCCGACTGTGAGGTTGCTGCCTACAGGCTGAAAAAGGGTTTAGAAGAGCTGATGAAGGATGGCATGGTTGAGTAA
- the LOC122004847 gene encoding aromatic aminotransferase ISS1-like isoform X1: protein MGSKAKLSKRALETDTPVMVQIQKLMRGAKDAISLAQGVVYWQPPEQALEKVQGLVWEPSISKYGADEGLPELRQALIEKLQRENNLNKVAVMITAGANQAFVNVVLTLCDPGDSVVMFAPYYFNSYMSFQMTGITDILVGPTDSKTLQPDIEWLERTLSQDPVPKLVTVVNPGNPSGAYIPKPLLLKMSDLCKRAGAWFVVDNTYEYFMYDGLKHSCIEDDHIVNIFSFSKAYGMMGWRVGYIAYPEAVDGFAAQLLKIQDNIPICASIISQRLALHSLEVGPEWVQERVQNLIKNREMLVQALAPLGEENVKGGEGAIYLWAKLPEEFPDDYEVVRWLVKKHHVVVIPGSASGGPGYLRVSFGGLKEADCEVAAYRLKKGLEELMKDGMVE, encoded by the exons ATGGGGTCTAAGGCCAAGCTTTCGAAGAGAGCCCTCGAGACGGATACGCCTGTCATGGTCCAG ATTCAGAAATTGATGCGTGGAGCTAAGGATGCGATCTCACTAGCTCAG GGTGTAGTCTATTGGCAACCACCTGAACAGGCTCTAGAAAAAGTCCAAGGACTTGTTTGGGAACCTTCAATTAGTAAATATGGTGCTGATGAAGGTCTTCCAGAACTAAGGCAGGCTTTGATTGAGAAG TTACAAAGGGAGAATAATCTGAATAAGGTTGCAGTTATGATCACAGCTGGTGCAAATCAG GCCTTTGTAAATGTGGTACTTACCCTGTGTGATCCAGGGGATTCAGTTGTCATGTTTGCACCATATTACTTCAATTCTTACATGTCATTCCAGATGACTGGCATCACGGACATATTGGTTGGGCCTACTGACTCTAAAACACTTCAACCAGATATAG AATGGTTAGAGAGGACTCTGTCACAAGATCCCGTCCCAAAACTAGTTACTGTTGTAAATCCAGGAAACCCTTCAGGGGCCTACATCCCAAAGCCTCTTCTCTTG aAAATGTCAGATCTTTGTAAAAGAGCTGGTGCATGGTTTGTTGTAGATAATACATATGA ATATTTCATGTATGATGGGTTGAAGCATTCTTGCATAGAAGATGACCACATAGTCAAtatcttctcattttctaaaGCGTATGGAATGATGGGATGGCGCGTCGGATAT ATTGCCTATCCGGAAGCTGTTGATGGTTTTGCGGCTCAACTTCTCAAAATCCAAGACAACATACCCATCTGTGCCAGCATCATAAGCCAGCGTTTGGCCCTCCACTCCCTGGAAGTTGGACCAGAATGGGTCCAAGAAAGGGTGCAGAACCTCATAAAGAACAGAGAGATGCTGGTGCAGGCTTTGGCTCCACTCGGGGAAGAAAATGTCAAGGGTGGCGAGGGTGCCATCTATCTCTGGGCAAAGCTTCCCGAGGAGTTCCCTGACGACTACGAGGTTGTCCGATGGCTGGTGAAGAAGCACCATGTGGTCGTAATTCCTGGTAGCGCCAGTGGTGGTCCGGGTTATCTTCGAGTTTCATTCGGTGGATTGAAGGAGGCCGACTGTGAGGTTGCTGCCTACAGGCTGAAAAAGGGTTTAGAAGAGCTGATGAAGGATGGCATGGTTGAGTAA
- the LOC122004846 gene encoding pescadillo homolog: MVGGGNRRDDGQLKINSTNVFAALETLKKKKKSDKDLKGKGASKSQGKEQEKQVFWAPAPLTSKSWADVGDDDDDDYYATTAPPQAVWGVSEQKHKKEVEATIEEESESEDDGLDIGDDDVEELENEPEETVAKEPTIEKVAPVPVPPKDAERQLSKKELKKKEMAELDALLHELGIENKDITTSQDEMADKKQPEQSSEGDRKEIVGVPSETKNLKKKKSKKEKSSKDSKEQEEQDQNGSKNLDKGDGEAEEVDASAVDVKERIKKAASMRKKKSSKEMDTAARAAAVEAAARSAKLAAAKKKEKNHYNQQPVR, encoded by the exons ATGGTTGGAGGCGGAAACAGGAGGGACGATGGGCAGTTGAAGATCAATAGCACCAACGTTTTCGCGGCGCTCGAgactctcaagaagaagaagaagtcggaCAAGGACTTGAAGGGCAAGGGTGCGTCTAAGAGCCAAGGGAAGGAGCAGGAGAAGCAAGTGTTTTGGGCGCCGGCGCCTCTTACGTCCAAGTCCTGGGCTGATGTTGGcgatgatgacgatgatgatTACTATGCCACAACGGCGCCGCCGCAAGCTGTATGGGGTGTGTCGGAGCAGAAGCACAAAAAGGAGGTTGAAGCCACCATAGAGGAG GAAAGTGAAAGTGAGGATGATGGTCTTGATATTGGTGATGATGATGTTGAGGAACTTGAAAATGAACCCGAGGAGACCGTTGCGAAAGAACCAACCATTGAGAAAGTTGCTCCTGTTCCAGTACCACCCAAAGATGCTGAAAGGCAACTGTCAAAGAAAGAgcttaagaaaaaggaaatggcAGAGCTGGATGCACTTCTACATGAGCTTGGCATTGAGAATAAAGATATTACTACTTCACAAGACGAGATGGCTG ACAAGAAGCAACCGGAGCAAAGTAGTGAGGGGGATAGGAAGGAAATTGTGGGCGTTCCTTCAGAAAccaaaaacttaaagaaaaagaaatccaagaaagaaaaatCATCCAAGGACAGCAAGGAACAGGAGGAGCAAGATCAGAATGGCAGCAAGAACCTAGATAAAGGAGATGGCGAGGCTGAAGAGGTGGATGCTTCTGCAGTTGACGTAAAGGAAAGAATAAAGAAGGCAGCCTCCATGAGGAAGAAGAAATCAAGCAAAGAGATGGATACCGCCGCAAGAGCTGCAGCCGTTGAGGCTGCTGCGCGAAGTGCTAAACTTGCTGCtgctaaaaagaaagagaagaatcACTACAATCAACAGCCAGTGCGGTAA
- the LOC122004848 gene encoding GDP-fucose transporter 1-like: protein MDLIKLDSSKQYYATSSLVVGYALCSSLLAVINKFAITMFNYPGLLTALQYLTSALGVWVLGKLGFLYHDSFNFVTAKKFLPAAIVFYLAIFTNTNLLRHANVDTFIVFRSLTPLLVAIADTIFRKQPCPSKFTFFSLVVILGGAVGYVLTDSAFTLTAYSWAVAYLITITTEMVYIKHMVTYLGLNTWGFVFYNNLLSLMMAPVFWIVTGEYADVFTAYGSRSENWFDFVAFFAVALSCVFGLLISFFGFAARKAISATAFTVTGVVNKFLTVAINVLIWDKHASPLGLVGLLSTLVGGVLYQQSVTGKGPNQHGSTISKQTSVVGKVDSEDESKGSGLSSKDSAI, encoded by the coding sequence ATGGACCtaatcaaacttgactcttcgAAACAATATTACGCAACCAGTAGCCTGGTCGTCGGCTATGCCCTCTGTTCTAGTTTGCTCGCTGTCATCAATAAGTTCGCCATTACCATGTTCAACTATCCTGGCCTGCTGACGGCATTGCAGTATTTGACCTCGGCTCTTGGTGTTTGGGTTCTGGGAAAGCTGGGTTTTCTTTACCATGATTCTTTTAACTTTGTGACAGCCAAGAAGTTTTTGCCTGCGGCAATTGTCTTCTACCTTGCCATTTTCACCAATACTAATCTCCTAAGGCATGCGAATGTGGATACTTTCATTGTGTTCCGGTCCCTGACTCCCCTTCTTGTTGCCATTGCTGATACCATCTTCAGAAAGCAACCGTGCCCTTCCAAGTTCACATTTTTCTCGCTTGTAGTTATTCTTGGGGGTGCAGTTGGCTACGTCCTGACTGATTCAGCATTCACTCTCACTGCATACTCTTGGGCCGTTGCTTATTTGATAACTATCACGACTGAGATGGTTTACATCAAGCACATGGTCACCTACCTAGGACTGAATACTTGGGGTTTTGTCTTCTACAACAATCTTCTGTCCTTAATGATGGCACCAGTCTTTTGGATTGTTACTGGAGAATACGCAGATGTTTTCACCGCTTATGGATCACGCTCAGAGAATTGGTTTGATTTTGTTGCTTTCTTTGCAGTAGCTTTGTCTTGTGTCTTTGGATTGTTGATCAGTTTCTTCGGGTTTGCCGCAAGGAAAGCAATATCTGCCACTGCATTTACAGTTACGGGTGTTGTCAATAAGTTTCTTACTGTTGCAATCAATGTATTGATATGGGATAAGCATGCAAGCCCACTCGGTTTAGTTGGCTTGCTTTCAACACTCGTTGGGGGAGTTCTTTATCAACAATCAGTTACTGGTAAAGGACCAAATCAACATGGATCTACAATTTCTAAGCAAACAAGTGTGGTAGGTAAGGTTGATTCTGAAGATGAAAGCAAAGGGTCGGGGCTCTCCAGCAAGGATTCAGCTATATGA
- the LOC122004844 gene encoding two-on-two hemoglobin-3-like, producing the protein MQSLQQKASEWSGVAASDAFAIDETNLFETLGGIQPFIDLSTNFYNRVFDDEEEWFRSIFSNSKKEDAIRNQYEFFVQRMGGPNLYSQRKGHPALIGRHAPFPVTHQAAERWLHHMQQALDSTTSIDPDSKVKMMNFFRHTAYFLVGGNEMTRQRQQVQCKHAANGPSTST; encoded by the exons atgcAGTCTTTACAGCAGAAGGCGTCGGAGTGGAGCGGAGTGGCGGCGAGCGACGCCTTCGCCATCGACGAGACCAATCTCTTCGAAACCCTAGGCGGAATCCAGCCCTTCATCGATCTCTCAACCAATTTCTACAACAG GGTTTTCGATGATGAGGAAGAGTGGTTCCGATCTATCTTTTCGAATTCGAAGAAGGAGGACGCGATCCGGAATCAGTACGAGTTCTTCGTTCAGAGGATGGGAGGCCCTAATCTGTATTCCCAGAGGAAAG GTCATCCAGCTCTGATCGGACGACATGCACCATTCCCTGTTACTCACCAAGCTGCTGAGAGGTGGTTGCACCACATGCAACAAGCACTTGATAGCACCACGAGCATCGATCCTGATTCAAAAGTCAAAATGATGAATTTTTTCAG GCACACTGCTTACTTTCTTGTGGGTGGGAATGAGATGACAAGGCAAAGGCAACAAGTTCAATGTAAGCATGCAGCAAATGGACCATCAACATCTACCTGA
- the LOC122004845 gene encoding probable serine incorporator isoform X2, with amino-acid sequence MTNMVMEDYTQSNENFNHSSKERFAELIENTCGRYCLGPNPSLARFIYALIFLVTCLLAWSIRDYGHNALSELERLKGCHGARDCLGAEGVLRISFGCFSFFFMMFLSTVGTKKLEDTRNNWHSEWWPVKIILWIGFMVIPFFIPSAFVQLYGKIAHFGAGAFLLIQLISVISFITWLNECCQSEKYYEQCQYQVMALSVMAFLASIVGITMMYIWYVPNVSCKLNLLFITLTLVLLQLMTLTSVRSKVRGGFLAPGLMGMYIVYLCWSAIRSEPQTEFCNKKVEAATSADWLTIVSFVIAVLAIVIATFSTGIDSKRLKEQFTYMFKKTGVESEDGVPYGYGFFHFVFAMGAMYFAMLFVSWNSQNTMPKWTIDVGWASTWVRIVNEWVATLVYIWMLIAPLFWKSKREADPVE; translated from the exons ATGACAAATATGGTAATGGAGGACTACACTCAAAGCAATGAAAATTTTAACCATAGCAGCAAGGAGAGATTTGCTGAGCTCATTGAAAACACTTGTGGTCGCTATTGCCTTGGCCCAAATCCTTCCTTGGCTCGCTTCATCTACGCCCTCATCTTCTTGGTCACCTGCCTCCTCGCTTGGAGCATTAGAGACTACGGTCACAATGCCCTCTCTGAACTTGAGA GGCTGAAAGGTTGCCATGGTGCCCGTGACTGCTTGGGAGCAGAAGGAGTGCTCCGCATAAGCTTTGGATGTTTT TCCTTCTTCTTTATGATGTTTCTATCAACTGTGGGAACAAAGAAATTGGAAGACACTAGGAACAATTGGCACTCAGAATGGTGGCCTGTCAAGATCATCCTTTGGATTGGCTTCATGGTGATACCCTTCTTCATCCCATCGGCTTTTGTCCAGCTCTACG GGAAGATTGCACACTTTGGAGCTGG TGCCTTCCTCTTGATTCAGCTCATCAGTGTCATCAGCTTCATAACTTGGCTGAATGAATGCTGCCAATCAGAGAAATATTATGAACAATG TCAATACCAAGTAATGGCACTCTCAGTGATGGCATTTCTTGCATCTATAGTTGGAATTACCATGATGTACATATGGTATGTACCCAACGTATCTTGCAAGCTGAACCTCCTCTTCATCACCTTGACTCTTGTGCTTCTGCAACTCATGACACTCACATCGGTCCGTTCGAAG GTCAGAGGAGGATTCCTGGCACCTGGACTGATGGGAATGTACATTGTGTATCTTTGTTGGAGCGCAATTAGGAG TGAGCCACAAACAGAGTTTTGCAATAAGAAAGTAGAAGCTGCAACAAGTGCAGACTGGCTTACTATCGTG AGCTTTGTCATTGCTGTCCTTGCCATAGTCATCGCAACATTTTCAACAGGCATAGATTCCAAGCGCTTGAAGGAGCAGTTCACTTACATG TTCAAGAAAACTGGAGTAGAGTCTGAGGATGGGGTTCCCTATGGATATGGCTTCTTTCATTTTGTTTTTGCCATGGGAGCAATGTACTTTGCTATGCTATTTGTTAGCTGGAATTCACAGAACACTATGCCAAA GTGGACAATAGATGTTGGATGGGCCAGCACATGGGTTAGAATTGTGAATGAATGGGTAGCAACTCTTGTGTACA TATGGATGCTTATTGCACCCCTTTTTTGGAAGAGCAAAAGAGAGGCAGATCCAGTGGAGTAG
- the LOC122004845 gene encoding probable serine incorporator isoform X1: MTNMVMEDYTQSNENFNHSSKERFAELIENTCGRYCLGPNPSLARFIYALIFLVTCLLAWSIRDYGHNALSELERLKGCHGARDCLGAEGVLRISFGCFSFFFMMFLSTVGTKKLEDTRNNWHSEWWPVKIILWIGFMVIPFFIPSAFVQLYGKIAHFGAGAFLLIQLISVISFITWLNECCQSEKYYEQCQYQVMALSVMAFLASIVGITMMYIWYVPNVSCKLNLLFITLTLVLLQLMTLTSVRSKVRGGFLAPGLMGMYIVYLCWSAIRSEPQTEFCNKKVEAATSADWLTIVSFVIAVLAIVIATFSTGIDSKRLKEQFTYMFKKTGVESEDGVPYGYGFFHFVFAMGAMYFAMLFVSWNSQNTMPKWTIDVGWASTWVRIVNEWVATLVYNVFLVMTVWMLIAPLFWKSKREADPVE; encoded by the exons ATGACAAATATGGTAATGGAGGACTACACTCAAAGCAATGAAAATTTTAACCATAGCAGCAAGGAGAGATTTGCTGAGCTCATTGAAAACACTTGTGGTCGCTATTGCCTTGGCCCAAATCCTTCCTTGGCTCGCTTCATCTACGCCCTCATCTTCTTGGTCACCTGCCTCCTCGCTTGGAGCATTAGAGACTACGGTCACAATGCCCTCTCTGAACTTGAGA GGCTGAAAGGTTGCCATGGTGCCCGTGACTGCTTGGGAGCAGAAGGAGTGCTCCGCATAAGCTTTGGATGTTTT TCCTTCTTCTTTATGATGTTTCTATCAACTGTGGGAACAAAGAAATTGGAAGACACTAGGAACAATTGGCACTCAGAATGGTGGCCTGTCAAGATCATCCTTTGGATTGGCTTCATGGTGATACCCTTCTTCATCCCATCGGCTTTTGTCCAGCTCTACG GGAAGATTGCACACTTTGGAGCTGG TGCCTTCCTCTTGATTCAGCTCATCAGTGTCATCAGCTTCATAACTTGGCTGAATGAATGCTGCCAATCAGAGAAATATTATGAACAATG TCAATACCAAGTAATGGCACTCTCAGTGATGGCATTTCTTGCATCTATAGTTGGAATTACCATGATGTACATATGGTATGTACCCAACGTATCTTGCAAGCTGAACCTCCTCTTCATCACCTTGACTCTTGTGCTTCTGCAACTCATGACACTCACATCGGTCCGTTCGAAG GTCAGAGGAGGATTCCTGGCACCTGGACTGATGGGAATGTACATTGTGTATCTTTGTTGGAGCGCAATTAGGAG TGAGCCACAAACAGAGTTTTGCAATAAGAAAGTAGAAGCTGCAACAAGTGCAGACTGGCTTACTATCGTG AGCTTTGTCATTGCTGTCCTTGCCATAGTCATCGCAACATTTTCAACAGGCATAGATTCCAAGCGCTTGAAGGAGCAGTTCACTTACATG TTCAAGAAAACTGGAGTAGAGTCTGAGGATGGGGTTCCCTATGGATATGGCTTCTTTCATTTTGTTTTTGCCATGGGAGCAATGTACTTTGCTATGCTATTTGTTAGCTGGAATTCACAGAACACTATGCCAAA GTGGACAATAGATGTTGGATGGGCCAGCACATGGGTTAGAATTGTGAATGAATGGGTAGCAACTCTTGTGTACA ATGTTTTCCTTGTGATGACAGTATGGATGCTTATTGCACCCCTTTTTTGGAAGAGCAAAAGAGAGGCAGATCCAGTGGAGTAG